The genomic region CCAGCATGATCCTGCCGGCGCCCGACAATCCCCGCCTGGCCGAGATTCTCGGCCGCATCGAGGCGGACGCGACGCTGCCGAAGCTGTGGGAGCTCTCGATCACGAACTCGGCGCGGGCGGGCGTCAACGACCACGGGCCCACCCACGTGAAGATCGTGGCCCACAACGCGCTCAAGATCCTGCGCCTGCTGCTGGCGGCGGGCGTGGAGCCCAACATGGTCAAGGACCACCAGATGACGCGGGCGGACGCCGAGATCGTCGTCGCCCTCGCGGGCCTCCTGCACGACGTGGGCATGTCCACCCACCGCGACGGCCACGAGGCGCACTCGCTCTTCATCGTCAACGCGGCGCTGCCGCGCCTGCTGGAAGGCCTCTACGAGCCCGCGGCGCGCACCACCATGCTATCCGAGACCCTGCACGCGATGATCGGCCACAACCACGCCCAGCGGTGCCTGACGATCGAGGCCGGCGTGGTCAAGGTGGCCGACGCCCTGGACATGAGCAAGTGGCGTTCGCGCTACATCATCAAGCAGGGCCGGGTGTCGATCCACTCCCTGTCGGCCGCCGCCATCGACAGGGTGAGCGTCGGCGCCGGTAAGACGCGCCCGGTGGCCGTCGAGATCACGATGAACAACAGCGCCGGCATCTTCCAGGTGGACACCCTCCTCAAGGACAAGGTGGCGGGCAGCGGAATCGCGGAGTACCTGGAGGTCACGACCCGCGTGGTCGGCGACGCCGAACGCCAGCATATCCAGCACTACAAGCTATGAAAAAGGCCGGCGCCATTGCCGGCCTGATTGCGTCGAGACCTCGCGGACTAGCCGCGCGGCCGCTGATGGGGATGGATCTTCGCCAGCACGTCGGCCACGAGTTTCGCGTCGCCGGTGGCCGTGAGATCGTCCAGGGAGACGACGCCCTGGATGTCGCCGTTGGTGGACACGCAGAGGCGGCGGACCTTGTTCTGGGCCATCAAGCGGGCCGCTTCCTGGATGTCGGCGTCGGGGGAGACGCAGATCGGCTTGTCGTGGAGGATGTCCTTCACCGACCGGTCGATGTTGCCTGCCGCCACGCAGTCGATGGTGATGTCCCGGTCCGTGACGACGCCCAGCAGGCGGTTGCCGTCGACGACCGGGATCATGCCCACGTTGCGCTGCTTCATGATCTTCGCGACGTCGGGGATCTTGGCGGTGGGCGGACATGTAACGACTTCAGGATTCATGATTTCGCGTATTTTCACTGTCTTGACCTCTTTTCCGAAAACGATGGGGAGCGTGGGAGCCTTAGCATACAAGTCTTCATTAACTTTTTTCAAGCGCTCAAGCCGATCTGGTAAAATGTGGGTCATGTTGAGGGTTTTCAACGACCTGACCAAGCGAATCGAGCCCTTCGAGCCCATCGCCCCACCCAAGGTCGCCTTTTATGCTTGCGGCGTCACGGTCTACGACCTGAGCCACCTGGGTCATGCGCGCAGCTACACGGCCTGGGACGTCGTGCGCCGGTACTTGCTGTTCTGCGGGTACGACGTGCGGTTCATCCAGAACTTCACCGACATCGACGACAAGATCATCCGGCGCGCCGGCGAGACGGGCGAGGATCCTGCCGCCCTGACGTGGCGCTTCGAGGAGGCATACTTCGCGGACATGGATCGGCTGTCCATCATGCGGGCCGACCTGTACCCCCGGGCCACCGAGCATGTGGTGGAGATGCAGGAAATGGTGCGGCAGTTGCTCGACGGCGGCCATGCCTACGTCACGCCGGAAGGGTCGGTGTACTTCCGCGTCCGGTCGTTCCCCGAGTACGGCAAGCTCTCGGGGCGCTCCCTGGATGTGTTGTCGGCCCAGACGCGCCTGGACGAGCCCGATCCCGACAAGGAGGATCCGGCCGACTTCGCGCTCTGGAAGGCCGCCAAGCCCGGCGAGCCCTGGTGGGACAGCCCCTGGGGCAAGGGCCGGCCCGGGTGGCACCTCGAATGCTCCGCGATGGTCTACAAGCACCTGGGAGCCACGATCGACATCCACACCGGCGGGATGGACCTGATCTTCCCGCACCACGAAAACGAGATCGCCCAGTCAGAGGCGTGCACGGGCGTGCCGATGGCGCGGTACTGGCTGCACAACGGCTTCGTCAACGTGGACTCCGAGAAGATGGCCAAGTCGCTCGGCAACTTCAAGACCATCCGCGACCTCCTCGCCGTCTACGATCCCCAGGACGTGCGCTACTTCCTGCTGCAGACCCACTACCGGCAGGACTTCGAGTTCGCCGAGGAGGCCCTGCGCGGGGCCGGCACCGCCCTCGGGCGCCTGCGGCGGTCGCTGGCCGAGCGCGACGAGGCGGTCGCGGCCCCGACGCCGGCCATGGCCGCCGCCGTCGCCCACGTAGAGGCGGCCTTCCGCGAGGCCATGGACGACGACTTCAACACGCCGCGGGCCCTGGCGGCACTGTGGGACGCGCGCGCCGTGCTGGCCGGCTTCGAGGGCGCCGATCGCGACGCGGCCGGGCACCTGGCCGGGAAGATTCGCGAACTCGGCGGCGTGCTGGGCCTGGATTTGACGCTGCCCGAAGTCGCCGACGACGCCCTGGCCAACGCCATCGGGCGCCTGGCCGGCGACCTCCG from Candidatus Tanganyikabacteria bacterium harbors:
- a CDS encoding HD domain-containing protein; its protein translation is MILPAPDNPRLAEILGRIEADATLPKLWELSITNSARAGVNDHGPTHVKIVAHNALKILRLLLAAGVEPNMVKDHQMTRADAEIVVALAGLLHDVGMSTHRDGHEAHSLFIVNAALPRLLEGLYEPAARTTMLSETLHAMIGHNHAQRCLTIEAGVVKVADALDMSKWRSRYIIKQGRVSIHSLSAAAIDRVSVGAGKTRPVAVEITMNNSAGIFQVDTLLKDKVAGSGIAEYLEVTTRVVGDAERQHIQHYKL
- a CDS encoding CBS domain-containing protein, whose translation is MNPEVVTCPPTAKIPDVAKIMKQRNVGMIPVVDGNRLLGVVTDRDITIDCVAAGNIDRSVKDILHDKPICVSPDADIQEAARLMAQNKVRRLCVSTNGDIQGVVSLDDLTATGDAKLVADVLAKIHPHQRPRG
- a CDS encoding cysteine--tRNA ligase, yielding MLRVFNDLTKRIEPFEPIAPPKVAFYACGVTVYDLSHLGHARSYTAWDVVRRYLLFCGYDVRFIQNFTDIDDKIIRRAGETGEDPAALTWRFEEAYFADMDRLSIMRADLYPRATEHVVEMQEMVRQLLDGGHAYVTPEGSVYFRVRSFPEYGKLSGRSLDVLSAQTRLDEPDPDKEDPADFALWKAAKPGEPWWDSPWGKGRPGWHLECSAMVYKHLGATIDIHTGGMDLIFPHHENEIAQSEACTGVPMARYWLHNGFVNVDSEKMAKSLGNFKTIRDLLAVYDPQDVRYFLLQTHYRQDFEFAEEALRGAGTALGRLRRSLAERDEAVAAPTPAMAAAVAHVEAAFREAMDDDFNTPRALAALWDARAVLAGFEGADRDAAGHLAGKIRELGGVLGLDLTLPEVADDALANAIGRLAGDLRDLASRHADADLAPDSIGSPLDLLPALISRRARAKQARDFATADAIRDGLKQLGIALADKPGGLTAWELAPAAHATPGLTRE